The following DNA comes from Gopherus flavomarginatus isolate rGopFla2 chromosome 5, rGopFla2.mat.asm, whole genome shotgun sequence.
AGGTTGCGGGGGGGAAGCAGCGAGTGACCGGGGACGGGGGGGAGGTTGCGGGGGGGAAGCAGCGAGTGACCGGGGACGGGGGGgaggttgcgggggggggggaagcagtgaGTGACCGGGGACGGGGGGGAGGTTGCGGGGGGGGAAGCAGCGAGTGACCGGGGACGGGGGgaggttgcggggggggggaagcagcgagTGACCGGGGACGGGGGGGGAGGTTGCGGGGGGGGGAAGCAGTGAGTGACCGGGGACGGGGGGGAAGGTtgcgggggggggaagcagcgagTGACTGGGGACGGGGGGAGGTTGCGGGGGGGGGAAGCAGTGAGTGACCGGGGACGGGGGgaggttgcgggggggggggaagcagtgaGTGACCGGGGACGGGGGGGAGGTTGCCGGGGGGGGAAGCAGTGAGTGACTGGGGACGGGGGgaggttgcgggggggggggaagcagtgaGTGACCGGGGACGGGGGGGAAGGTTGCGGGGGGGGAAGCAGCGAGTGACTGGGGACGGGGGGGAGGTTGCGGGGGGGAAGCAGTGAGTGACTGGGGACGGGGGGGAGGTTGCGGGGGGAAGCAGTGAGTGACTGGGGACAGGGGGAGGTTGCGAGGGGGAAGCAGCGAGTGACTGGGGACGGGGGgaggttgcggggggggggaagcagcgagTGACTGGGGACGGGGGGAGGTTGCGAGGGGGAAGCAGCGAGTGACCGGGGACGGGGGGGAAGGTTGCGGGGGGGGAAGCAGCGAGTGACCGGGGACGGGGGGGAGGTTGCGGGAGGGAAGCAGCGAGTGACCGGGGACGGGGGGGAGGTTGCGGGAGGGAAGCAGCGAGTGACTGGGGACGGGGGGGAGGTTGCGGGAGGGAAGCAGCGAGTGACTGGGGACGGgaggttgcggggggggggggaagcgtaACACTACCCCCCACTCCTCACTATGATGTGATGAGGACAGTTATAATGCATCCTGTACATGGGAGGCGGCCCTGGAAAGCTTTGCTGCCCATCATTCTCCCCGTGGGGGGGATGGATCGGTTGTGTATCGGGAGTGATGAATGTTGACTCTCTATTTCCCGGGGGCTCACGGGAGTgtgccccacagccagcaccaatGGCCCGTCAGCAGACGATGGACCCTGGAAGAGTTTCACCTCCCTGGGAACGTCTCAGCCAAGCGGGGACGGGCTGGCAGTCTGCAGAGGATAGGATGAAAATTCAAAGTGGTCTGGCCAAACTGGTgaaatggcctgaagtaaacaggatgaaactcaatcaggacaaatgcaaagtgctgcccttaggaaggaacagtcagttgcacacacacaacgGGCAATGACcccctaggaaggagaactgcggAAAGGggtctgggggtcagagtggatcacaagctaaatatgaatcaccAGTGTGACGCTGCCACAacaaaagtgaacatcattctgggctgtatcagCAGGAGTGCTGTGAGcaggacacaagaagtaattcttccgctctgctccgGCCTCAGCTGGAgggttgtgtccagttctgggtgccacattgcaggaaggatgtggacaaactggagagagtccagggaagagcaacgCAAATGCTGAAAGGGCTAGAAAACGTGAGGTGTGAGGGGAGATTGACAGCACTGGGTTTGTGCAGTGGAGAAGAGGAGACCCagggggacatgagaacagttttcatgTATGTCCAAGCTTGTTacgaggagggagaagaattgttcttagcCCCCGAGgacaggacaaggagcaatgggctgaAATTGCAGCCAGGGCGGCTTAGGCTGGACGTTAGGAAAAATGTCCGACtggtcagggtggttaagcgctGGGGTAACTTGCCCAGGGAGGTGCCGGGATCTCGGTCACTGGCGATGTTTAAGAGCCGGTTGGGTGGACAAACCCCTGCTGGGGATGGGCTAGAAAACCCTGTGTCCTGCCCCGGGCGCAGGGGACGGGACTAGACGCCTGGcgaggccccttccagccctgtgATTCTTGGAGCAATGGCTGCTGGGACTCAGCAGGACGTGGGACAGACCACAGGACACTGAACTCCACTTTGGTCCCTGTCTCTTTCCACACACCGGCTGGGGGCTTAGCTTGGACCAAGGAGCTCCCGCCATATGGAgaagctggaggtgggggggccATCGTGTCTCAGCCTCACTCCCCACacgagaactcctggaaacacaagaggaacaaagactgaacggGGGCACTGCTGGAGCCGAGCTAAAGGGATTTCCAGCCTGGGTGTGGAGACCGGGTGGGTATCAGCAGCCAGGGTGAGAACCTGCTAGTTCAGATCCCGGCTGTCCGGTGGGTTCGGCTTAGTCTGCGGTTTCGTCTACTTGTCAGggaatctgctttgatctgtttgctgccCCTGAGCATCACTGACAATCTGccttctgcagttaataaacttggtttCCGTTTCTGTTCCCAGCGTGGTTTGAGTGACGGCTCTGGAAAACTCTCCCATCGAGGGGGAAGCGACTCTATCAATGGGCAAGCGTTGTGCGGACCCCATGCGGTGCAGGACGGAGGAGTCCTGGGTTACACTCCGGGGGCGGAGGTGGGAGGctgcaggaaaggggaaaggggggagcccagggaagagctggcagcaggcagagggggctggcaggggggctgggggcagggcagaggggggctgggggcagggcagaggggagctggcggctggtggagggcagaggggtgctgggagggggcactgggggcagggcgggggggctggggacaggcacaggggaagaggggggctgggagcaggggctgggggcagggcagagggggctgggggacaGACAAACCTGCAGCAGGGCGAGGACCCAGATGTGACGGATCCGGACGCAGTGCAGGGACGACCGGGATACAAACACCCCGGCCTGGTAGAGCATCTGGTACCTGCACCGGAGGGGGGCGGGGGTCAGTACTGGGGGGCCCATGAGTCTCTCCCAGGGATCCTGGTGACCCTGATCCTCCTCACCCCATGGGACTCAACCCCAGCCCCCAGGAACCCGTGGGCAGGGGTGTCCAGGCCCCTGGGGGACTTGCGGCAGGAtcgggggggtccctggggggtctCACCAGCGATATTGCTGAGCGTGTGTCAGAGCCGAGTCCCGGAAGTACAGCAGCTCAAACTGGGGGGAAACAGGGGAAAGTGGGTTAGTGATATAGATACGACCCACCCAACACACACCAGCAACCCTCCCCTCTGCACtggccccttcccccctcccagcccccctcgccCACCCAGGCACCTCGCCCTACaccctgtgacgaactgggactgttcttaatgtttcctctgaacacTGTGTGAgcgactcagtttccccaatgcatttcttaagtctccagtgtgcataaatggccgacactgtCTCCTGGCAAGTAACTGccggggcccttccccctgctaaaggtgtgggggaacaaagagatcagatggcctcctggcccgggaaaggggctgagcagagaggaggggctgggggggttcagtctggagctggctggggacgaggagtgaagtgcagacgtgggggtctggctccctgccccccagaatggaccgggccgaggggtccggtttgctGTACCTAGAATCTCTGTTTTAGactctgttcctgtcatcgaataaccctctgtgttactggctggctgagagtcacgtctgactgcaaagtgggggtgcaggaccctgtggcccccccaggaccccgctggggcaggctcgctgtgggaagcgcacggaggggcagaggatgctgaatgctccaaggagagacccaggaggtgaagctgtgggagcttcttgccctgcagacagtctgctccgagggagaggaggctccccagagtcctgcctggcttggtggggagcagttccagagcatcgcccggtgactctgtgacaacCCCTTTCCCCTCAGTCCTGGGGGCAGAGCCACCGCTCAGACCAGGGCCCCCAGGTACCCTGCAGCAGGGCAAGCGTCTGTCAGGGGCCCTGCATAGAGACCCTGTCATGGAGTGTTGgtgagtccggccctgcacccctcttcctgggaccccccagtgactctcagccagccagtaaaacagaaggtttattggacaacaggattgcaggttacagcagagcctggaggcccaaccaggaccccccaatcgagtccttctcggggttcagggcgcttggatcccagcacaggatcccctgaattcccatcacccagccccaaaccgaaactgaactgcccctcctccagccggcggATTCcattgtccagcttcccgggcccaggtgctgaccccctcccccctacctggctcagctTACAGGCTTAGATCCTGTCCCTCCCCTAAAGACACCCccggctctcccctccccacacagacagaccctactgcatcacagaccCCTTTCCCGTAGACCTGGGGGCAGAGCCACGGCTCAAACCAGGGCCCCCCCAGTTCCCTGCAGCGGGCACAGCGTGGGGGGCTGGGACCTCCACAGCCCTCCCATAAACccctgtgatgttatgagtgtgAGATAATAACACCTTGGAAGGTGGCAGGGCCAGGAAGAGTTAATTACCCCCCAGCCTGACCTGCCCCAGGGGTGAACCATAAGGCTGCTCAGGAAGGTCTGTCAATGAACCCAGCTGGGAAATGCAGCCGCACTGGTAGCgggagaaggggagagggttGCTCAGGGCCTGGGATGGCAGCAAACAAGGCTTGTCTATCGCCAGAGCGTTAAGTCAAAGAGCAAAACAGGAACAGGACCATTTAAAAAGACACTGGAGTGAAATAGTGTTATTGTCTGCGTGGCCCTTTGCAGCTTGTGGTGACCTGCACCTGAACTGTTCAGTGGATAAATTCCCCTGGGCTAATTGCCAGGCTggttgggagaaggagagttcagccgattgttttctcaggcccaaaggctgctggaaatgtctAAAACCCTGGacacgatcctgcttcatctccgatctgctttgggtttcaagagggggaaaccttaagccacaaggattgagatccccagccactgactggagccaccccgaATACGGACATTGGACTGGAACCTCTGGGCTGTTTCTGAAAGGACTTtaggcaactacaagctcatctctgctgtgtCCGAACCTCAAGAACGGAATTCACGTCTGTCTGTAGGCTGAGCTTTGaacctactctctctctcttttcttttctaataaattttagcttagttaataagcaCTGGCTGTAGCGGGCACTTTGGGTCAGATCGAAGTTATCattggacctgggtgtgtggctgaccctttggggttggaagaaccttttctttataTGGTGAGAGAAGATTTTCAGGACTCATCATCTGATCTgccggaggcctgaggctgggcactggaAGGGAGCTGCGGGGTTTGCATTCGGAGGAACCAGGGAGGTAACACAGGGGCTGGTTGGTATTGGAAgatccaccagcgtttggggtttggctgccccggtctgtttgcagttcaccctgactgagtcacctcagctggctcccatggccAGCACTGTCacagggggggcagggctccccTTGGGGGCGCACGTCTCCCCACGGGCAATTGAACGGAGCCAGGGGCCAAGTGCTGGAGGTCACACAGCTCAGCGGGCCGGGGAGGGGCGCAGGGACCCCCCAGAACCTCAGAGAGCCCCGGCCCCGGGACTCTCCCCCAGCGCAGACCCCCCAGGGCATAAACCTCTCCAGCACTCGGGGCAGAGCGTCGGAGGGGGACAACGTGACACCCACGGGCGACTGAACAGAGCCAGGGGCTCGGTGCTGGGGGTCGCATGGCTCGGCAGGCCGGGGAGGGGCGCAGGGACCCCCCAGAACCTCAGAGACCCCCAGCCCCGGGACCCTGCCCCAGCGCAGACCCCCCAGGGCAGAGACTTCTCCAGCACCAGAGGCAGAGCgttgcggggcggggggaggacaTGACACCCACAGGCGACTGAATGGAGCCAGAGGCCGAATGGTCGCACTGCTCGGTGGGATGGGGAGCGGCGCAGGgacccccccgcactcaccaggcCCTGGTTGATGAAATACTCTGCAAAGTAGACGAGCGCCAGGGGCAGCAGGTATTTCAGGAGACCCTGCAGGGAGAGGACGtgagaggcggggcagggagggggggtcccccattccctgccccggTGTCTGGGAGAGCTGCGGGGGCCCAACCCGGACGCTtgggtcccattccctgccctggtggctgggaCAGCTGAGGGGGCCCCGCCCAgatgcctgggtcccattccctgccctggtggctgggagagCTGTGGGGGCCCTGCTCGGATGCTTGGGTCCCATTCCCCGCCCCGGTGTCTGGCAGAGCTGCGGGGGGACCCTGCCTGGACGTCTGGGTCCCATTCCCCGTCCCGGTCCCTAGGAGAGCGGCAGGGGGCCCCGCCCAGACACCTGGGTCACATTCCCCGCCCTGGTGTCTGGGAGAGTGGTAGGGGGCCccgcccggatgcctgggtcccattccTCACCCCGGTGCCTGAGAGATCTGCGGTGGGCCCCGCCCGGACGTCTGGATCCCATTCCCCGCCCCGGTGTCTGGGAGAGTGGTGAGGGGCcccgcccggacgcctgggtcccattccccacTCGGAATAAAGCAGCCACTGCTTCCTTTAGTCCGGTTCTCCCAGTTCCAcattcccccccccgccactgggCCAGTGGAGAGAGACCAAGcatcaggacgcctgggttccaggactgcccccgcccccctcctacCTTCACAATCCGCCCCTTGGCCTGCAGCGTCAGCTCTGCGCCCCCGCCACCTGGGGGGGACAGACAtcagctgggcccactgccccCGCCACTACCCCAACACCCCCCACTgtttcccccagctcccccacagtCCAACCCCCACTCCAAGCCCCCTGTGCCCCCAACACaatcccccccagctccttgtcctcctccctcccagcccccacccacataTTGACCCCTCTCCCTTACCCTGCTTTGCCGGGGCCCCCGCAATGAGGGGCTGGCGGGCGGTGGGCAGGGCGTCGTGCAGGACAGCGGAGTCACCCCAGCGCCACTGCGGCACCGCAGGGGGGGGCACCAGCAGCAAGTAATAGCTGGGGGCACACAAAGGAAGGTAGGATACCGGGGGGGCTCCCGAAAAGCCTCCCACGGCCCCTCCCCCCTCGCTGCCCCCCCACGGCCCCTCACCTGAACAGCATGGCCAGGGGCAGGGTGAGCATGAGCAGCAGCGTGTGACGGGGGCTGAGGCCCGCCTGGGTCAGCCCCAGGTACGACAGCGCCCCCAGCAGACCGGCGCCCCCCGTGCCCGACGACCAGCACGACACCACCTCGCTGGGGGGAGAACGTGGGGTGAGATCCCAGCCCCtcgcagccccctctgcccccccggcTACCCCCGTGCCCGAGGCCCAGCACGACACCACCTCGCTGGGGGGAGAACGTGGGGTGAGATCCCAGCCCCtcgcagccccctctgcccccccggcTCCCCTCGTGCCCAAGGACCACCACGACACCACCTCGCTGGGGGGAGAACGTGGGGTGAGATCCCAGCCCCtcgcagccccctctgcccccccggcTACCCCCATGCCCAAGGCCCAGCACGACACCACCTCGCTGGGGGGAGAACGTGGG
Coding sequences within:
- the CLN3 gene encoding battenin isoform X5, whose protein sequence is MEPEGWQRLSDSEDEEPPAPPPACTTCWRNLAGFWLLGLCNNFAYVVMLSAAHDILSQQGALDINGTTQTPLVTHPSRNSSNTSRYDCNPISTGAVLLADILPTLLIKFSAPFYIHRVPYGPRVALCILCAWGSFLLVAFSTTVGTSIVGVVLASVSSGLGEISFLALTAFYSSEVVSCWSSGTGGAGLLGALSYLGLTQAGLSPRHTLLLMLTLPLAMLFSYYLLLVPPPAVPQWRWGDSAVLHDALPTARQPLIAGAPAKQGGGGAELTLQAKGRIVKGLLKYLLPLALVYFAEYFINQGLFELLYFRDSALTHAQQYRWYQMLYQAGVFVSRSSLHCVRIRHIWVLALLQAISPVWPDHFEFSSYPLQTASPSPLG
- the CLN3 gene encoding battenin isoform X6 gives rise to the protein MEPEGWQRLSDSEDEEPPAPPPACTTCWRNLAGFWLLGLCNNFAYVVMLSAAHDILSQQGALDINGTTQTPLVTHPSRNSSNTSRYDCNPISTGAVLLADILPTLLIKFSAPFYIHRVPYGPRVALCILCAWGSFLLVAFSTTVGTSIVGVVLASVSSGLGEISFLALTAFYSSEVVSCWSSGTGGAGLLGALSYLGLTQAGLSPRHTLLLMLTLPLAMLFSYYLLLVPPPAVPQWRWGDSAVLHDALPTARQPLIAGAPAKQGGGGAELTLQAKGRIVKGLLKYLLPLALVYFAEYFINQGLFELLYFRDSALTHAQQYRWYQMLYQAGVFVSRSSLHCVRIRHIWVLALLQPPTSAPGV